From Alphaproteobacteria bacterium, the proteins below share one genomic window:
- a CDS encoding glutathione peroxidase gives MLRLLSLFLSSLIAAIPGIASAQPGSRAPIDWPSVKIDSIGEGKLPTADYKGKVVLVVNTASLCGFTDQYEGLEALWRRYKDKGFVLLGVPSNDFGGQEPGTKAEIRNFCESKFDVTFPLADKQVVTGDNAHPLYKWIAAQAGPLGAPKWNFHKYLVGRDGNLVEWYSAMTGPGSTALDDAIRKALAAPGA, from the coding sequence ATGCTGCGACTGCTGTCGCTGTTCCTCTCCAGCCTCATCGCCGCGATCCCGGGCATCGCCTCGGCGCAGCCCGGGTCGCGGGCGCCGATCGACTGGCCGAGCGTGAAGATCGATTCGATTGGCGAGGGGAAGCTGCCGACGGCGGACTACAAGGGCAAGGTTGTGCTGGTGGTGAACACCGCGTCGTTGTGCGGCTTCACCGACCAGTACGAGGGCCTCGAGGCGCTGTGGCGGCGCTACAAGGACAAGGGCTTTGTGCTGCTAGGCGTGCCATCGAACGATTTCGGTGGCCAGGAGCCGGGCACCAAGGCGGAGATCAGGAATTTTTGCGAGTCGAAGTTCGATGTCACCTTCCCGCTGGCCGACAAGCAGGTCGTCACAGGCGACAACGCGCACCCTCTCTACAAATGGATCGCCGCGCAGGCCGGGCCGCTGGGGGCGCCGAAGTGGAACTTCCACAAGTACCTCGTCGGTCGCGACGGCAACCTCGTCGAATGGTACTCGGCGATGACCGGGCCGGGCTCGACGGCGCTCGACGACGCCATCCGCAAGGCGCTCGCCGCGCCCGGGGCATAG
- a CDS encoding mitochondrial fission ELM1 family protein, with protein MLIGDKAGDAAQLRVLAAALGWPVREVELKTNAWRNLPNVILGESLLSSRVALAPPWPDVVLWAGRRGTPIARWIRRANGGRTRLVNLGRPWAPYGAIDLVIGMPQYRPPSRSNVFVARLPFNRQCCVSRPGDRVVLLVGGPAPPLAFGVGQARRIREEACALAMSLGKPLLVVASRRTPRAVADVLGASDVSYAEALSRAARIVVTGDSASMIADALSTGRPVDIAPLPYARAPLSLLARGIDAVLPSAQSAGLWERPRDMPSLWRALVEGGHVAMLGGPEPSSRVPFPDDLPEAVARIRALVLKQTETKPA; from the coding sequence GTGCTGATCGGCGACAAGGCCGGCGATGCCGCGCAGCTTCGCGTGCTGGCCGCGGCGCTCGGCTGGCCCGTGCGCGAGGTCGAGCTTAAGACCAATGCCTGGCGCAATCTGCCGAACGTGATTCTCGGCGAGAGCCTGCTGTCGTCGCGCGTTGCCCTGGCGCCGCCCTGGCCCGACGTCGTGCTGTGGGCGGGCCGGCGCGGCACGCCGATCGCGCGATGGATTCGACGCGCGAACGGCGGGCGCACGCGGCTGGTCAATCTCGGTCGACCCTGGGCGCCGTATGGCGCGATCGATCTGGTGATCGGCATGCCGCAGTACCGCCCGCCGTCGCGGTCGAACGTCTTTGTCGCGCGACTTCCGTTCAATCGTCAGTGTTGCGTGTCACGGCCAGGTGATCGTGTCGTGCTGCTGGTCGGTGGACCGGCGCCGCCGCTGGCATTTGGTGTCGGTCAGGCGCGGCGCATTCGCGAAGAGGCCTGCGCTCTGGCGATGAGTCTGGGCAAGCCGCTGCTCGTCGTGGCCTCGCGTCGAACGCCGCGTGCGGTCGCCGATGTGCTGGGCGCGAGCGACGTGAGCTACGCCGAAGCGCTGTCGCGCGCGGCGCGGATCGTCGTGACCGGCGACAGCGCCTCGATGATCGCCGATGCGCTGTCGACCGGCCGGCCAGTGGATATCGCCCCACTGCCTTATGCCCGCGCGCCGCTGTCGCTCCTGGCGCGCGGCATCGACGCCGTCCTGCCGTCGGCGCAGTCGGCCGGCCTGTGGGAGCGGCCGCGCGACATGCCGAGCCTGTGGCGCGCGCTGGTCGAGGGCGGCCACGTCGCAATGCTGGGTGGCCCCGAACCGTCGTCCCGGGTGCCATTCCCCGACGATCTGCCCGAGGCGGTGGCACGCATCCGCGCGCTGGTGCTGAAACAAACCGAAACAAAGCCTGCGTGA
- a CDS encoding fatty acyl-AMP ligase: MTPTATANTTLPFRRAGFMSVPDMLDYAARGQTGVNFYDPRGRLTAALSWSEVRERAHVFARRLIGAGFARGERLLITADTWPGFMVSFFGAQYAGLLPVPVSLPAGLGGKDAYLDQLKRQLTASGAVAALATDELADYLSAAAEGSAARLAGPMSAFEALPEKPVDLRPWGAGERCYLQFSSGSTRFPLGVDIRQDALMANIAGMTGENGLAVTAQDHVTSWLPLYHDMGLIGFMLGPLSAQRSIDYLSSRDFARRPLQWLSLISQRRTSITYSPSFGYDLTTRRAQTQSLDGIDLSCVRIAGIGGDMIQPSVLSRFAERFGPAGFDERAFTPSYGMAEVCLALSFGHRGDGFRVDEVDRERLSDERIATAVPQSETSRTFVLCGLPLPKHTVEIRGEAGQVLPERRVGRIFAQGPSIMAGYFEAPEASAEALRDGWLDTGDLGYWLDGQLVVTGRAKDLIIVNGRNIWPQDIEWSVEELPQLRRGDVCAFSIDAEDGAESIVVVVNAWPAKEDARTALTGAVQQVVKETVGVDCTVQLLSPSVGLPMTSSGKLSRSRAKARYLAGEYAHGGRRPVAATT; encoded by the coding sequence ATGACCCCCACCGCCACGGCCAACACGACCCTGCCTTTCCGCCGCGCCGGCTTCATGAGCGTGCCCGACATGCTCGACTACGCCGCGCGGGGTCAGACCGGCGTGAATTTCTACGACCCGCGCGGCCGGCTGACCGCGGCGCTGAGCTGGAGCGAGGTGCGCGAGCGCGCCCATGTCTTCGCCCGCCGCCTGATCGGCGCCGGCTTCGCCCGCGGCGAGCGGCTGCTGATCACCGCCGACACCTGGCCCGGCTTCATGGTGTCGTTCTTCGGCGCGCAATATGCCGGGCTGCTGCCGGTGCCGGTGTCGCTGCCCGCCGGGCTGGGCGGCAAGGACGCCTATCTCGACCAGCTCAAGCGCCAGCTCACGGCCTCGGGCGCGGTCGCGGCGCTGGCGACCGACGAGCTTGCGGATTACCTCTCGGCCGCCGCCGAAGGCTCGGCGGCGCGGCTGGCGGGACCGATGAGCGCCTTCGAGGCGCTGCCCGAGAAGCCGGTCGATCTGCGGCCGTGGGGCGCGGGCGAGCGCTGTTATCTGCAGTTCTCCTCCGGCAGCACGCGCTTCCCGCTGGGTGTTGACATCCGGCAGGATGCGCTGATGGCAAACATCGCCGGCATGACCGGCGAGAACGGTCTGGCGGTCACCGCGCAGGACCACGTCACGAGCTGGCTGCCGCTCTATCACGACATGGGCCTGATCGGCTTCATGCTGGGGCCGCTGTCGGCGCAGCGCTCGATCGACTACCTGAGCTCGCGCGACTTCGCCCGGCGGCCGCTGCAATGGCTGTCGCTGATCTCGCAGCGACGCACGTCGATCACCTACAGCCCGAGCTTCGGCTACGACCTGACGACGCGACGGGCGCAGACCCAGTCGCTCGACGGGATCGACCTCAGCTGCGTGCGCATCGCCGGCATCGGCGGCGACATGATCCAGCCCAGCGTGCTCAGCCGCTTCGCCGAGCGCTTCGGCCCCGCCGGCTTCGACGAGCGCGCCTTCACGCCGAGCTACGGCATGGCCGAGGTCTGCCTCGCACTGAGCTTCGGCCATCGCGGCGACGGCTTCCGCGTCGACGAGGTCGATCGCGAGCGGCTCTCGGACGAGCGCATCGCGACGGCGGTGCCGCAATCCGAGACCTCGCGCACCTTCGTGCTCTGTGGCCTACCGTTGCCGAAACACACCGTCGAGATCCGCGGCGAGGCCGGCCAGGTGCTTCCCGAGCGCCGCGTCGGCCGCATCTTTGCCCAGGGCCCCAGCATCATGGCGGGATATTTCGAGGCGCCCGAGGCGAGCGCCGAGGCACTGAGGGACGGCTGGCTGGATACCGGCGATCTCGGCTACTGGCTCGATGGCCAGCTCGTCGTCACCGGCCGCGCCAAGGACCTGATCATCGTCAACGGCCGCAACATCTGGCCGCAGGATATCGAATGGTCGGTCGAGGAGCTGCCGCAGCTGCGGCGCGGCGACGTCTGCGCCTTCTCGATCGATGCCGAGGACGGTGCCGAGAGCATCGTCGTCGTGGTCAACGCCTGGCCAGCCAAGGAAGACGCGCGCACGGCGCTGACCGGCGCGGTGCAGCAGGTGGTCAAGGAGACCGTCGGCGTCGACTGCACTGTGCAGCTGCTGTCGCCGTCGGTCGGTCTGCCGATGACCTCCTCGGGCAAGCTCAGTCGCTCGCGCGCCAAGGCGCGCTATCTCGCCGGCGAATACGCCCATGGCGGCCGCCGGCCGGTAGCTGCCACGACATGA
- a CDS encoding NAD(P)-dependent oxidoreductase, protein MSRLVAVTGATGFIGQHLLRLLAARGQRLRLLVRGLPSLPACDPPIELQPGDLRDRAALERLVEGADVVVHLAGAIKALSESDFRAVNVEAVAALAGATARHARPDAHFVLMSSLAAREPALSAYAATKRSGEDALSALGPQHRRTIVRAPAVYGPGDRETLVFFKAAARGWSMVPAGPDGRVALIHVHDLCAAIAGIIDRPPPDDVYEIDDGTEGGHTLRSMAAAAAEIMRRKVRVAKLPHRALGGYAALQQITARMRGQPAIVSAGKVRELLHPDWSVRDRRLAAWLQLGPAIDLRTGFAETVEWYRAHRWL, encoded by the coding sequence ATGAGCCGCCTGGTCGCGGTTACCGGCGCGACCGGCTTCATCGGCCAGCATCTCCTGAGGCTGCTCGCGGCGCGCGGCCAGCGCCTGCGTCTGCTGGTGCGCGGCCTGCCGTCGTTGCCGGCCTGCGATCCGCCGATCGAGCTGCAGCCCGGCGACCTGCGCGACCGCGCCGCGCTCGAGCGCCTGGTTGAGGGCGCCGACGTGGTCGTCCACCTCGCCGGCGCGATCAAGGCGCTGTCGGAGTCCGACTTCCGCGCCGTCAATGTCGAGGCCGTCGCCGCGCTGGCCGGTGCCACCGCTCGTCATGCCCGGCCGGATGCTCACTTCGTGCTGATGTCATCCCTCGCCGCGCGCGAGCCGGCGCTGTCGGCCTATGCCGCCACCAAGCGGTCGGGCGAGGACGCCCTGTCGGCGCTCGGACCGCAGCATCGGCGCACCATCGTGCGTGCGCCGGCGGTCTACGGGCCGGGCGATCGCGAGACCCTGGTGTTCTTCAAGGCCGCCGCGCGCGGCTGGTCGATGGTGCCAGCCGGCCCCGATGGCCGGGTGGCGTTGATCCATGTGCACGATCTGTGCGCCGCTATCGCCGGCATCATCGACCGCCCACCGCCCGACGACGTCTATGAGATCGACGACGGGACCGAGGGCGGTCACACGCTGCGATCCATGGCGGCGGCGGCTGCCGAGATCATGCGGCGCAAGGTTCGCGTAGCGAAACTGCCACATCGCGCGCTGGGCGGCTATGCTGCATTGCAGCAAATTACCGCTCGTATGCGCGGACAGCCTGCGATAGTGTCCGCCGGCAAGGTTCGGGAGCTCCTGCACCCGGACTGGTCCGTGCGCGACCGTCGCCTGGCTGCCTGGCTGCAGCTCGGCCCGGCGATCGACCTCAGGACCGGGTTCGCCGAGACGGTGGAGTGGTATCGCGCGCATCGCTGGTTGTGA